The genome window GCAGCATACTGACAAGCATATCAAAACATTTCTTCAGAAAAATATTTACCGGCCGGTAGAGATTATTATTCATTTCGAAGGCAAAGGCCTCTTCATAGAAAAAATGTCTCAGATTCGTCCCCAATACCGCAATGCCGAATATATCAGGCACGAAAAGGATATTCTTAACCTTGTGCTGCAGCGTATTTATCAACGCCTGAAGTCTTTCTTTGCCGACCCCCGGCATGGCAATAAAAATATCTTCCACGTTGCATCGTTTTATATAATGCAGTGCCTTATCCACACCTCGATGTACTTTTATGCCTTCGATCCGTTTGCCGCATTTCTCAGGATCATCGTCAACAAAGCCGATAATGTTATAGCCGTAATTCGGCTCTCTCATCAGCGCCTTCAGCATAAGCCGGCCTGTTTTGCCGGCGCCAAGAATAAGCACCCTCCTTTTCAGGAGACCGGATCTTCTGAGAGTCTTTTTCACGGTCATTCTTATCAGGGGCAGCAATCCAACCGCCGCTATTCCCATCAGGACTACAACGGTCCGTGATATTTCATCGCTTATTTTTCCTGCCGATGCGATCGTAAAAATCCCAATCGTTGAAAGGAATGCTACCCTCCATAAAACCCTGATCTCATCCCAGTATGAAAATATCCGCGTATACAGGCCTTCATAATAAAAGAAGCATATCCAGACCACAAAGATCCACCACAGACGCAAGGGGCCGGCAATCGGCGCATCACCCGGAAAGCTGGATTGGAATACAAGAGGCAGGACTTTTCTTATCAATACCGCCAGTTCGAACATGAGAAAAACAGCGCCGGTATCAGCAAGCAAAAGGGCCAGCAACTCGATTATTTTTCTGATTTTATTATTCAAGAAAGACTGCGCTCATTTCATGCATGATTGTTTATATTACTATGTAAATTTGTTTTTAGAAAGACAGCCTGAAAACTCCATGACGCTGCGCCATCGGCGCATTGAGAAACTGCTTCGCCAGCCTGTTGACGATGTAATCGGACCGGTCGTTTTCGAGCAACCACGGTGTATCCTCACCGTTCTTTCCGAAATCCCCTATTCCCTACCCTGCACTTTCATACCCCGGCAATGTGCCCTCTCTCGAAAAACTATATATCAGCTCGCCTGCCACAATAATGTGATCAACGACCGGGACATGTATTCCTCCAAGGGCCTGCACCAGACTGCGGGTCAGTTTATGGTCATGGACAGATGGCTTAATGCTTCCTGCAGGGTGATTGTGCGCCAGAATTACGGAAGCCGCCTTATGCCTTACTGCAGCCTCTGCAACATGCCGTGGATGCACAAGGGCATCCTTCACCGTGCCCTCACTTATTAATGCCGGATAGAGAACCCTGAGCCGGGAATCAAGACAGATTACATAAAATACTTCTTCAGAGCGGCCTGCCATAAGAGGAACAAGATATTCAGCAGCCGCTTCAGAGGTATTAAGAGGCTTGCGGGAATACCTGAGACGATCATGGAAATAGCGGCGGGTAATATGAGGGATCATCGAAAGAAAGGCAGCAGCATTGCCGCTGACGCCTTCGACAGATGCCAAATCCTTCGGATCGGCCTCAAGCACCGCAGAAAGACTGCCAAACCGCTGTATCAATTTGTGAGCAAGAGGGTTTGTATCCCGCCGGGCAACAGCCTGAAAGAGAAGCAGTTCGAGCACTTGATGATCCTCAAAGCTATCGAGGCCTTCTTTGAGAAAACGCGTACGCAAACGGTTGCGATGACCTTTGTGCAATTGCCCCTCTGAC of Nitrospirota bacterium contains these proteins:
- the wbaP gene encoding undecaprenyl-phosphate galactose phosphotransferase WbaP yields the protein MNNKIRKIIELLALLLADTGAVFLMFELAVLIRKVLPLVFQSSFPGDAPIAGPLRLWWIFVVWICFFYYEGLYTRIFSYWDEIRVLWRVAFLSTIGIFTIASAGKISDEISRTVVVLMGIAAVGLLPLIRMTVKKTLRRSGLLKRRVLILGAGKTGRLMLKALMREPNYGYNIIGFVDDDPEKCGKRIEGIKVHRGVDKALHYIKRCNVEDIFIAMPGVGKERLQALINTLQHKVKNILFVPDIFGIAVLGTNLRHFFYEEAFAFEMNNNLYRPVNIFLKKCFDMLVSMLLLPLLFIPMVVLIVLINLDSKGPAIFSQERIGKNGRRFRCYKFRTMYDDAEERLKDLLENDPARKNEWTTFWKLKDDPRITRIGKFLRKTSLDELPQIVNVLKGEMSFVGPRPVTGDEINEYYKEAADICYSVLPGITGLWQVSGRNNTAYDYRIALDVWYVKNWQLWLDIVILFKTVKIVLRKEGAY
- the radC gene encoding DNA repair protein RadC; the protein is MAEAVSEGQLHKGHRNRLRTRFLKEGLDSFEDHQVLELLLFQAVARRDTNPLAHKLIQRFGSLSAVLEADPKDLASVEGVSGNAAAFLSMIPHITRRYFHDRLRYSRKPLNTSEAAAEYLVPLMAGRSEEVFYVICLDSRLRVLYPALISEGTVKDALVHPRHVAEAAVRHKAASVILAHNHPAGSIKPSVHDHKLTRSLVQALGGIHVPVVDHIIVAGELIYSFSREGTLPGYESAG